One window of Paenibacillus albicereus genomic DNA carries:
- a CDS encoding ABC transporter ATP-binding protein, whose protein sequence is MAETAPEPAPDQRGKKGPEPPPAPSSAADGSERTALRGLMTYAKPYRKTFAGVVACTVFAISADLLQPYLVKIAIDDHLMSGGGELGPVLLLAGLYLALSLLALAFSYWQSLLVQRAGQGIVSKLRKDLFRHLSRLSPSFYDRMSSGSLVTHMSGDTETVSQFFTQVCLSLFRDGLTLVFILFLMFQLDPVLAGYSLLLLPLIALIAAGFRSYMRRTYQQSRSRLSRLIAFTAENLSGMNLVQAFRQEREQQRQFEERNGSYYEANLREIRTNVLFNRSFDLLGNLSVAFVTWLGGRAVYGEGLEFGVLYAFITYIRQFFQPINSITQQWNTLQAASVSMDRIWKLFQTRSALPDAAPAAAPELDGIGSGAVRFRDVEFGYDPAEPVLRGISLDIAPGETIGIVGTTGAGKSSLISLLCRFYDVQRGSVSIDGVDVRHIPLARLQRVVGLVQQEPYLFSGSILDNVRLFDPSISEEEAREACRFVGADRLIRRLPDGYGTMLSEKGSGLSAGERQLISFARIVVFRPSILILDEATASLDSSTEQMVQQALAAVSEGRTTLVIAHRLSTIMNADRIVVMRGGSIVESGTHGELLGKGGPYARLYRHSQGRPDSGSQPAG, encoded by the coding sequence ATGGCCGAAACGGCGCCTGAGCCTGCCCCCGACCAACGCGGAAAGAAGGGGCCGGAGCCTCCTCCTGCCCCCTCTTCGGCGGCCGACGGTTCCGAGCGGACCGCCTTGCGCGGCCTGATGACCTACGCGAAGCCTTACCGCAAGACGTTCGCCGGCGTTGTCGCCTGCACGGTCTTCGCGATCTCGGCCGACCTGCTGCAGCCGTACCTCGTGAAGATCGCAATCGACGACCACCTGATGAGCGGCGGCGGCGAGCTCGGCCCCGTCCTGCTGCTGGCGGGACTGTACCTGGCGCTGTCGCTGCTCGCGCTCGCCTTCAGCTACTGGCAGAGCCTGCTCGTCCAGCGGGCCGGACAGGGCATCGTCTCCAAGCTGCGCAAGGATCTGTTCCGCCATCTGTCGCGGCTGTCGCCGTCGTTCTACGACCGCATGTCCAGCGGCAGCCTGGTCACGCATATGTCCGGCGACACGGAGACGGTCAGCCAGTTCTTCACGCAGGTATGCCTCAGCCTGTTCCGCGACGGGCTGACGCTCGTCTTCATCCTGTTCCTCATGTTCCAGCTCGATCCGGTGCTGGCCGGCTACAGCCTGCTGCTGCTGCCGCTGATCGCGCTCATCGCCGCCGGGTTCCGCAGCTACATGCGGCGCACGTACCAGCAGTCGCGCAGCCGCCTGTCGCGGCTGATCGCCTTCACCGCCGAGAACCTGAGCGGCATGAACCTCGTCCAGGCGTTCCGCCAGGAGCGCGAGCAGCAGCGGCAGTTCGAGGAGCGCAACGGCTCCTATTACGAAGCCAACCTGCGGGAAATCCGTACGAACGTGCTGTTCAACCGCTCGTTCGACCTGCTCGGCAACCTGTCGGTCGCCTTCGTCACGTGGCTCGGCGGCCGCGCCGTCTACGGAGAAGGGCTTGAATTCGGCGTCCTCTATGCGTTCATCACGTACATCCGCCAGTTTTTCCAGCCGATCAACTCGATCACCCAGCAGTGGAACACGCTGCAGGCCGCCTCCGTCTCCATGGACCGCATCTGGAAGCTGTTCCAGACCCGTTCGGCGCTGCCGGACGCCGCCCCCGCAGCCGCGCCGGAGCTGGACGGCATCGGCTCCGGCGCGGTGCGCTTCCGGGACGTCGAGTTCGGCTATGATCCGGCAGAGCCCGTGCTGCGGGGCATCAGCCTCGACATCGCGCCCGGCGAGACGATCGGCATCGTCGGCACGACCGGCGCCGGCAAGAGCTCGCTCATCAGCCTGCTCTGCCGCTTTTACGACGTGCAGCGGGGATCGGTATCGATCGACGGCGTCGACGTGCGCCATATTCCGCTCGCGCGCCTGCAGCGCGTCGTCGGGCTCGTGCAGCAGGAGCCGTATCTGTTCTCCGGATCGATCCTCGACAACGTGCGCTTGTTCGATCCGTCGATATCCGAGGAGGAGGCGCGCGAGGCATGCCGCTTCGTCGGGGCCGATCGCCTCATCCGGCGGCTGCCGGACGGATACGGGACGATGCTCAGCGAGAAAGGGAGCGGACTGTCGGCCGGGGAGCGCCAGCTCATCAGCTTCGCCCGCATCGTCGTCTTCCGCCCCTCGATCCTCATCCTCGACGAGGCGACCGCCAGCCTCGACTCCAGCACCGAGCAGATGGTGCAGCAGGCGCTCGCGGCCGTCTCCGAGGGACGGACGACGCTCGTCATCGCGCATCGGCTGTCGACGATCATGAACGCCGACCGGATCGTCGTCATGCGCGGCGGCAGCATCGTCGAGTCCGGCACGCACGGCGAGCTGCTCGGCAAGGGCGGCCCATACGCCCGCCTGTACCGCCACTCCCAGGGCCGGCCGGACTCCGGCAGCCAGCCTGCAGGCTGA
- a CDS encoding ABC transporter ATP-binding protein, giving the protein MKERLLRPYLAAKAQLYAAALLAIALGNIVQSLYPRVLGDFTDRLQHEALTPELISRSALMLAGIALLYSSLAGSGQYLIMRLGRNFERLTRKKLFKQFTRLSEAYYAKHGVGSMLSYVLNDVKSVREAISAGFNQTANAVILLGSAVVMMALSGLPLGLVAACVSPLLLIPPIVVYFGPRIRERSRLAQEELAAMTESAEEQIGGMRVTQKFAVEPMMEARFGARVDGVYGSQLRLVRLSSLFQALLPFLGSASLVVTLAAGGYHALSGNITVGMYVSLTLYVRLMIGPLQQIGNVINTMQRSRASLERIQELLASRPDIEDSPQAAELPQHADIAVRGLTFRYPGSSRPALDRVDLDIRYGRTTALVGRTGSGKTTLAKLLLRMMEPPAGAIRIGPSDIRDVTLRSLRGSIAYVPQDGFLFSTTLGDNIAFSKRDATASEIESASRQAMIYEQVQQFREGFGTRLGERGVTLSGGQRQRASLARGLVKEAPLLILDDSVSAVDAETETAIVSSIRRGRAGRTTLVIAHRISAIQHADEIVVLDEGRVVQRGTHEQLLLEEGLYAELAALQKGGMEHGRNGA; this is encoded by the coding sequence ATGAAGGAACGCCTGCTGCGCCCGTATCTGGCCGCCAAGGCGCAGCTGTACGCCGCGGCGCTGCTGGCCATCGCGCTCGGCAATATCGTCCAGTCGCTGTATCCGCGCGTGCTCGGCGACTTCACCGACCGGCTGCAGCACGAGGCGCTGACGCCGGAGCTAATCAGCCGCTCGGCGCTGATGCTCGCCGGCATCGCCCTGCTCTACAGCTCGCTCGCCGGATCCGGCCAATACCTCATCATGAGGCTGGGACGGAACTTCGAGCGCTTGACGCGCAAGAAGCTGTTCAAGCAGTTCACACGCCTCAGCGAGGCGTATTACGCCAAGCATGGCGTCGGCAGCATGCTGAGCTACGTGCTGAACGACGTCAAGTCGGTGCGGGAAGCGATCTCCGCCGGCTTCAACCAGACGGCCAACGCCGTCATCCTGCTCGGCAGCGCCGTCGTCATGATGGCGCTGTCCGGCCTGCCGCTCGGGCTCGTCGCCGCCTGCGTCTCCCCGCTGCTGCTCATCCCGCCGATCGTCGTCTACTTCGGCCCGCGCATCCGCGAGCGCTCCCGGCTCGCCCAAGAGGAGCTGGCCGCCATGACCGAATCCGCGGAGGAGCAGATCGGCGGCATGCGCGTCACGCAGAAGTTCGCGGTCGAGCCGATGATGGAAGCCCGCTTCGGCGCCCGCGTCGACGGCGTCTACGGCAGCCAGCTGAGGCTCGTGCGGCTGAGCTCGCTGTTCCAGGCGCTGCTGCCGTTCCTCGGCTCCGCGTCGCTCGTCGTGACGCTGGCCGCCGGCGGCTATCATGCGCTGAGCGGAAACATCACCGTCGGCATGTACGTCTCGTTGACGCTGTACGTGCGGCTCATGATCGGCCCGCTCCAGCAGATCGGCAACGTCATCAATACGATGCAGCGCTCGCGCGCCAGCCTCGAGCGCATCCAGGAGCTGCTCGCGAGCCGGCCGGACATCGAGGACAGTCCGCAAGCAGCCGAGCTGCCGCAGCATGCGGACATTGCCGTCCGGGGCCTGACGTTCCGCTATCCGGGCTCCTCGCGGCCGGCGCTCGATCGCGTCGATCTCGACATCCGCTATGGCCGCACGACCGCGCTCGTCGGGCGCACCGGCAGCGGCAAGACGACGCTCGCCAAGCTGCTGCTGCGCATGATGGAGCCTCCTGCCGGCGCGATCCGGATCGGCCCCTCCGACATCCGGGACGTGACGCTGCGCTCGCTGCGCGGCTCGATCGCCTACGTGCCGCAGGACGGGTTCCTGTTCAGCACGACGCTCGGGGACAACATCGCCTTTTCCAAGCGGGACGCCACCGCGTCCGAGATCGAGAGCGCTTCCCGACAGGCGATGATCTACGAGCAGGTCCAGCAGTTCCGGGAAGGCTTCGGCACCCGGCTCGGCGAGCGCGGCGTGACGCTGTCCGGCGGACAGCGCCAGCGGGCAAGCCTGGCGCGGGGGCTCGTCAAGGAAGCGCCGCTGCTCATCCTCGACGACAGCGTGAGCGCGGTCGACGCGGAGACGGAAACGGCCATCGTGTCCAGCATCCGCCGCGGAAGAGCGGGCCGGACGACGCTCGTCATCGCCCATCGCATCAGCGCCATCCAGCATGCCGACGAGATCGTCGTGCTCGACGAAGGGCGCGTCGTCCAACGCGGCACGCATGAGCAGCTGCTGCTCGAGGAAGGACTGTACGCGGAACTCGCGGCGCTGCAGAAAGGAGGAATGGAGCATGGCCGAAACGGCGCCTGA